The Priestia megaterium NBRC 15308 = ATCC 14581 region TAAAAAATGGCGAACTCCCACTACAATAACCAATGCAATAACAATGGACTTAATCCATGAAAATACTTCTTTTTTTACGTTATTTTTGCTCATTTTAAAACATCCCTTACGTCAAAATATACTTTCATCATAGCATCAAATAGAGGGAAAGTATAATAATAACCGAATAATCTTATTTATTGATCGCCGTTGCTCACCGTGCCTTGATGGAAAAACAAACGCCACTTTTCTTCTCTTTTTCGCCAAATAGAACTGCGAAGCGTCTTTTTTTCTGCCGTATGATTCATAAGATGATAAGTAGTTAATACGCAGTCAGGAGACAATACGTCTATATGAAAATGAGAGATTTCGAATACATCTGGCGAAAGTACATGATTGTTATTGTAATCTTTTCGTTTCCATACCCTGCCCGAGCTGCCAAACTCCACGTAATCATCTGCAAGAATATTTAAAAGCTCTTTAGCAGAGGTGCGTATCTCAGATTTTAAGTGACTGCATTCTAAATTATAAAATGTTTGAGTGAGATTCTCTTTTTCCACTTTCACAGTCTCCTCTCATTCTTTCTTACATTCATTATAAAGGAATACTGCCGTTTTCACTTAAGACTTGTTGCATCATTTTGATCATTTCAAACATAGAAATCCCTCCTATCTCAGAAAGTCTGTCTCTGTCCATGAGGGTTTTACTTCATACTAAAATAAAGCATCGCACACAGTGCTTTTGCACCTCCTCTTTCTTCAAAAGTAGTTGAAAAGCAGATTGTACCTATTTAGCGATTTCTATCTGTCTAGTAAAAATTTTTCGCAAGAGGTTTGCTTTTCATCTCAGAACCTATTGACTATTATTTTCATTTCATACAAAATTAACAATTGTGCATGGTTTACATGTTAATACAAGCAAAAAGATACTGTTTTGCAACATTAAAGGAGGAACAACATGAACATCGGTACGATTAAAAGAGAAGCTAAAGCTTCTTTAAAGACTCGCTGGGGACTTGCGATTTTACTGACGGTGGTAACGTACGGAGTATATACGCTTCTGCCTATTCCATTTGAAATTGTGGCAAGCGGCGGCTATGACAATTGGCTGAAAGATGAATCTGATTCGGCCTCATGGATTTCAACTGCCTTTGCTATTGTCTTTTCGCCTCTTCTCATGGCGAACTACTGGGCATTTTTAAGTTTGGCGCGAGGTGAATCTGTCCGGTTGGGACATTTGTTTAAAACATTCCAAGACTTCGGGCTTTATGTAAAGTCACTAGGAATTTATGTACTTATGACTCTTTATGTGATGCTGTGGTCACTGCTTTTACTGATTCCTGGAATTATCAAAGCACTGGCATATTCACAAACGTACTATATTTGTAAAGACAATCCTGCTTACTCTATGAATCAGGCGATTACAGAAAGCCGCAGGTTGATGAATGGTTATAAAGGACAGTACTTCCTGCTGCTGCTAAGCTTTCTGGGCTGGTTTTTATTAAGTATCATTACACTAGGAATCGGCTTTTTATGGTCTATTCCATACCTTTCTGCTTCACTTGCCCGTTTTTATGAAAATTTGTTAAATGAACGCTCATCGCATGCTGAATAATAAAAAAATCCTCTTCATCGTGAAGGGGATTTTTTTATAAGAACACTGTTTGCATAAGTGAAGCTCTGATGTCATAAAGCTTACTAAGAGTTATAGAAGAAAGGCAGGAGCTTATATGTATACTACAAGTGAAATTTGTCAGCAGTTTGGCCAGATTTTAAACGCTAAAAGCAAAGTTAGTCCAACAGGATGCTCAGTGTCTCTTAAAAGAAGCTTTCAAGCTCATGTTCAAGGGCGGAAAAGCAGCTCTGTCGTTCCTGTTGGTGTATCATTTGAAGCGATAGACGCACAGGGAAACGCGTTAAACTTGGCTGAGATTGCTATTTTACAAGAAGAAATCCCCCGTTTTACAGAAGCTGCTGCGCGGCAAGGTCTTATCGTAAGCGCTTTGCATAACCATTGGCTTTTTACAGAACCGGTCCTTATGTATCTTCATATTCAATCTGTAGAGCCTCCTTTACATTTTGCAAAAAAAATGGCTTTTTGTTTTACAATGCTCAAGAGTCTTCCCGTTCCGACAAACGAATAGTTTATTAAACGCGTCTCTCAGGTACATTAGAGAGATGAGAGATGTTTTTTATACCTATAGACTACTAATATAGCTAAAGGAAACCTCCTTACCTTTTAAGTCATTAACAAAAGGGCGCTATGTATTTTTGAGAAGCTGCATAAAAACGAAACCCAGCATTTTCTTATAAGTGCTGGGTTTCTGCTTTATCTATTTTCGCGTATATCTTTTTCAATTTTCCGCAATGCTTTTTTTGATCCTCGCTGCAGATCATGCTGCTCTTTTCGGTCTTTATAGCTAATAAATAACGAATCGAGATTATAGCCTTCGGGATATAATTCAGCAGCTTTGATTTCAAGGGCTACTCGCTTAACGTTTACTTCAATTAACTCATTCTGATAGAGTACGACTATATTGTTTGTGTTGTCTTTAGACTTATACACAATCGCATGATTTTCATAATCTAACAGCTTGACTCGATCTCCCATTTGGTATTCAACAAGGTCTTTTTTCTTTTCCTTCAAAACAGTTGGTTTTTTTATTTTATTTTCTCTGACAACTTCTGTATCATACGATTTGCTTTCCATATAGAACTTTGCTTTTTGTAAAATCTCTTCTTCTACCTTCATTTTCTTTGAAATCCAAAGCGCATTGCTTTCACCAGATGTGCCAATTAACAGCTGATACAGCGGTTCTAATGTTTTACTGTTGAACTGCATCGCGGCATTCATAAAGTCAGGATGAATTTCTGAGAAACGCTTAATTTCTCCGTAATGCGTAGTCGCGACCGTTATGCAGCCCATATGATAAAACTTTTCTAAAATCGCAATCGCAAGTGCAGCTCCTTCATTCGGTTCGGTGCCACTGCCAATTTCATCGAATAGGAGCAGCGTATTGTTCGTTGCTTTTTGCAAAATAGCCGATATATTTTTCATGTGTGAGGAAAAGGTGCTCAGCGCATTTTCAATACTTTGGTTGTCGCCGATATCGACAAAAATATGTTCAAACAATGCAATTTCTGTTCCTTCATCAGCTGTAATATGAAAGCCTAACATTGTAGCGAGTGTCAGTAGCCCAATCGTTTTTAAGACAACGGTTTTTCCTCCTGCGTTAGGTCCGGTAATAATTAAGCTTCGATAATTCTCGCCAATTTCGAAGTGAAGCGGAACAATTTTATCAGTTAACAGCGGGTGATATGCACCTTTTAAATGAATATATCCATAATCATTAATTTTAGGTTCGTTTCCATCAGCCTGTTTACTGTATTTTGCTTTGGCAAACACCATGTCGTATTGGCTAATTAGCTCTAAATTAATATGAATATCAGCTAGCTTCTCTAACACTAAACCTGTTAAAGACGCTAAAATTTGATATTCTTCTACCTCTTCTTCTGCTTTCAAAATCGCTAGTTCCGCATTCAGCTTTGTAATAGATGCCGGCTCTATGAACACTGTTGACCCTTTAGAAGATGTCTCAACAATCGTTCCTCCAACATGGTTTTTATAGGATGCCTTGATCGGAATCGTATAGCGGTCTCCTTTTTTACTGATGAAGAAGTCTTGAATATACTCTTTGTTTTTACCGTTTCGTAAAAATTTCGCAAGCTGTTCTGAAATCTTAGCTTCCGTTCCTTCTATATGTCTTCTGATACGCTTGAGCTCTTTGCTTGCCGCAGCGTCTACTTTTCCGGCTTTGATCGCAAAATTAATTTCCTCTTCTATACCTGTCAGTTCTTTCATCGAATGGGCATAGGAACTTAAGAGCGAAGCAAAAAATTCTTTATCCACCATATATTGTTTTACTTTTCTGCAGCCTTTTAAAAAATCGGATACGCGCATTAGCTCTTCGGGCTCTAAAATCATGCCTTTTTCAAGCTTTTCGATAACTCT contains the following coding sequences:
- a CDS encoding DUF4440 domain-containing protein — its product is MEKENLTQTFYNLECSHLKSEIRTSAKELLNILADDYVEFGSSGRVWKRKDYNNNHVLSPDVFEISHFHIDVLSPDCVLTTYHLMNHTAEKKTLRSSIWRKREEKWRLFFHQGTVSNGDQ
- a CDS encoding DUF975 family protein, yielding MNIGTIKREAKASLKTRWGLAILLTVVTYGVYTLLPIPFEIVASGGYDNWLKDESDSASWISTAFAIVFSPLLMANYWAFLSLARGESVRLGHLFKTFQDFGLYVKSLGIYVLMTLYVMLWSLLLLIPGIIKALAYSQTYYICKDNPAYSMNQAITESRRLMNGYKGQYFLLLLSFLGWFLLSIITLGIGFLWSIPYLSASLARFYENLLNERSSHAE
- a CDS encoding DUF1259 domain-containing protein, yielding MYTTSEICQQFGQILNAKSKVSPTGCSVSLKRSFQAHVQGRKSSSVVPVGVSFEAIDAQGNALNLAEIAILQEEIPRFTEAAARQGLIVSALHNHWLFTEPVLMYLHIQSVEPPLHFAKKMAFCFTMLKSLPVPTNE
- a CDS encoding endonuclease MutS2, with the translated sequence MNTMTFEKLQYQELKEIVKSHCISELGKQLMDKLQPSTSLKTVKNRLKETTEARRLLDAEKSLPLSGVSGIGRVIEKLEKGMILEPEELMRVSDFLKGCRKVKQYMVDKEFFASLLSSYAHSMKELTGIEEEINFAIKAGKVDAAASKELKRIRRHIEGTEAKISEQLAKFLRNGKNKEYIQDFFISKKGDRYTIPIKASYKNHVGGTIVETSSKGSTVFIEPASITKLNAELAILKAEEEVEEYQILASLTGLVLEKLADIHINLELISQYDMVFAKAKYSKQADGNEPKINDYGYIHLKGAYHPLLTDKIVPLHFEIGENYRSLIITGPNAGGKTVVLKTIGLLTLATMLGFHITADEGTEIALFEHIFVDIGDNQSIENALSTFSSHMKNISAILQKATNNTLLLFDEIGSGTEPNEGAALAIAILEKFYHMGCITVATTHYGEIKRFSEIHPDFMNAAMQFNSKTLEPLYQLLIGTSGESNALWISKKMKVEEEILQKAKFYMESKSYDTEVVRENKIKKPTVLKEKKKDLVEYQMGDRVKLLDYENHAIVYKSKDNTNNIVVLYQNELIEVNVKRVALEIKAAELYPEGYNLDSLFISYKDRKEQHDLQRGSKKALRKIEKDIRENR